The proteins below come from a single Aegilops tauschii subsp. strangulata cultivar AL8/78 chromosome 6, Aet v6.0, whole genome shotgun sequence genomic window:
- the LOC141025345 gene encoding uncharacterized protein, producing MIQERADYKSQDPADILERLNTHEFQLAEKRDLYGSSYGRSRALKAKAVSESEDEDSGRSLGDPEELSQELALLVKKFQKFSRRGRFGRSSRSNDSSSSDYKKRLCHKCKKPGHYIQDCPQWEKESKKKKYKNYSSDDAKKKKKSSKSPSSKSSKSSSHKKSSSKKARAFIGKEMDSEAESEEHEEEEASEESESGVASLALATAFVSKSIFNSEENGFTNKADEGNDDYAPTYCFMAKGAKVLKYTSF from the coding sequence atgatacaagaacgtgctgattacaagtcacaggaccccgctgatatcctcgaaaggctaaatactcatgagttccagcttgctgaaaagagagacctctatggttcgagctatggcagatcacgtgcactaaaggccaaggcagtttctgagtctgaagatgaagactctggcaggagccttggtgatcctgaagaactgagccaggaactagcactgctcgtgaagaaatttcaaaagttctcaagacgtggtcgctttggaagatcctcaaggagcaatgattcctcatctagtgactacaagaagaggctttgtcacaaatgcaagaaacctggacactacattcaagattgtcctcagtgggaaaaggaatcaaagaagaagaaatacaagaattacagttctgatgatgcgaagaaaaagaagaaatcctcaaaatctccatcatcaaaatcctcaaagtcttcatctcacaagaagagcagctccaagaaggctcgggcattcattggcaaggaaatggactctgaagctgaatctgaggaacatgaggaagaggaggcatctgaggagtccgagtctggagtagcgagtctagctctcgctactgcattcgtcagcaagtctatcttcaactctgaagaaaatggcttcaccaacaaggctgatgaaggcaatgatgactacgctcccacctattgcttcatggcaaagggtgccaaggtactcaaatatacctccttttaa